Part of the Falco cherrug isolate bFalChe1 chromosome 1, bFalChe1.pri, whole genome shotgun sequence genome, GTCTGCAAGTTGAGAGGTGTTCCATTTGTTAGATAGGAGTTTTCAGATTCCAGGATGTTCTCCTGCCTACAGGAATTTACTCATAACTTTTCTCGGTAGTCTTCTAGGCACTCTGACAATTTAATGGAACTTCTAGTTCTTACTGATACACCATATTGACAGCATCCCCTTCAATGTGGATGGAGGACCAATAGCTCGTGGCTCTCTTTGGCAAAGAAGAGTAAGATCTATATGTCCTACTTCGTGACAGCTTGCAGTGCGACCTGGCCTCTTTTATTGATCTCTGGTCAACTTCTCTAAGGTCTTGTCACAGCGaatacagaagcagcagagaacaaCAATATCTAATTTAGTGTGCTAACTCAAAAAATGTGGATCATCTGGCTGTTGGTTCTGTAATACAAGAAACCAGATACTTTAGCCAGTAATTACTTGGGGTGCAACATCTTTCAGAGAAATGCTTCCACTGTGCTTGACTGGAAGGCCTCAAGAAAAGGAGACATTCTCGTTGTCGTTCATCCTAAAGATTAATCACATTTGTTCCTTAGCTTTATTTTTGAATTCTTcttgtgctgttttttcttttaggagcTTGTCATTTTTCCCTTTGAGCATATTTATAGTATTTGAGAGGTCTTCCAAATTTTTGACCTGCTAAACAGCTAAACCCTTacacttctcatttttaaacTTCACTCGTAGTTGTGgctgttcttttttcccttggaagaggatttttaacctctttttgaaaatacaaacattagGAATCACAAATTCAGTACCAGTACAGCAGAGTAGGGGGAAAATCCCCTTTTATAGGTTCCCAGGTGATGTAATCCATAGGGTGAGGACCTCGGGGGATTAATTTTACTGGTAATTAACTCTTTGGGGGATAAATGTTGCTGGTAATTAACTCTTTCTTGACTTAAAGATGATTGAGTCTTTAGTCTTTCTATTTAGAAAATACTCGTTGCATATGAAAGAATGGTCTAGTCCTCCTACGAAGTCAACAACAAAACTTCTATTAATTGCCGTTGAATCCTTTATGCTGCTTCATACTCCGTTTGACCCACTTTATAACACTTGAAGGAGCCAGTTGGTGGAAAtcatctaagcccagaaagaaCTGTCATGATCGTTTATTCTTATGTCCTGTCCAGCCGATGAAAACAGCTCATGCACTAAATTGAAAGCATTTGTCTAGTGATTGTGAGGGTTCGGGTAATTCAGTTGTTTGCCCTCCAGCAACCATGTCATAGAATCCTTTTCAGAAGATGCTGAGCCTAATGCTAAGTTTTAGACTTCTCTTTGTCCTAGTGAAAGCCTTTTCAAGGTCTGACTCTTCTGATGGATTAAATTAGCAGAAGTTACTACCTTCGTTTGCTCCTGACTATCATCTTTGATAGTTAATTGTTATTTTTGGATTTTGGGCAAAAACTGattgcaattattttcctttttttgtcacCGTGGATTCATCTACTACTAGCTGAAATCATCTGATGCTCATGCCATGTCTAAATCATTGCTCTGTATCTTCATTCAGCTGTTGCATTTGTTTTTGGTACCCTTtgtctgcagaagcagcagggacGATtagtgtgtggttttggtttagATATaaactgttggtttttttttcaagatactgtataatttatttgaaattattattttaaaactatgttGAACATTGTGATACAACTTATAaacccatctttttttcttttaaaaagttgctgGAATGTGTGGATACATGGGTGGAAAGATATCCTACTTGCCAATATGTAGCGAGAAATTTAAGAACCTGAAGGATTCCCCAATAGGAGATGTTCTACGACAAGCTCAGAGACATAGTTCACATAAGTAAGAatttaattctcttttaaatttaaaacttcctCTCGAAGAGGACATTTTATGCACTAACAGATCAAAGCTATGTTTGCAGCTTTCAATGACCTTCAGAACTgcactttctctctttcccGTGTTACCTCAAATCTCCCATTTTCAGGAAGCTGTATCTGTATCAGTTGGTCAACTATGAAGCATGCATTTTGAGCTCTTTACATACAACCAACCACTTCAAGGAGtagcaaaagaaacattttacttAGCAAAAGCTATTCCTTGTAAATGAAGATGATGTTTTCCTGTGGAATTTACTTACAGTGTGACAGCAGAAGCTGCCTCTTTAGAAGTAAACTAAgttaactaaaataaaatagtgtaACATTCTGGAAGTTTTTCCCATAGTTTAGATTGATTGAAGTAGGAACAGGGTGGAAATGATTTCAGTGTTTATTGAAGGAAAAAGCTCAGTAAACAATATCAGTGCAGGAAGAAGCATGGTGGTCAAATTTACTTCTGTTTGCAGATGTAAAGGATTTAAACAACAGCATTATGCTGTACATATGAGAAACTCATCAGGTTCCTAAAActatttcctgttttttccagaatgttTTCTACTTCAAGTGGTTTTTAATTGCAAACTACTTTTGGAATATCTCACTTAAACCCTTGATTCAAAACTGAGAGAATAGTATTTGGATAGTGATTAGCAGGCCTGCTGTGTTTGTGCTAAGAattgtaaaatgtttataaagGATTTGATTaaattcttaattattttataaattcatGACAGTTTTATCTGCAAGATTTACctttattctgaaatgtttacatttttatggcATCAAATAAAATTTCAGGAATTACCACTTTATGCGTTTACTGTATAAGCTCAGCTGAATGGGAGCAGGGCTTGTCCCTTCATCCCCCTCCAGTTTCTAATAAGAAATTGTCATGATCATTAACTGTATTGACTCTAGGTGAGACCTTGTTTAAATGCCATCTTCTGCTGCACCAGTAAGTCCCTTCAACCTTCAATGGCCCATTCTATTAAATGGCCCATTTTATTTCCTAAGTGataaattttgggttttttttccttgattgaatgattaatttaaattcattcAAATTGCATTATTGTCCATACATGCTACCCTTTTAAGCCAGCAACATAAATCATTACATTTTCAGAGTAATTTACACCTACCAATTAATGTACGTTGGTAATTCTGATTTGCAGTTAAAAAATAGGTAGGGAGCTAAAAGATCAAATAATTCTTTAAAGCTGTGTTTgcatatactttaaaaatataattaaggcAATAAAATGGATTAGCTGTGTATGTTTAGTGTGAGAATAAAACACTAATTGCAAGTGTTTTTGATATGAAACTAGAAGTACAGCTAAGCagaaatttaaagtaaaaaatgaataaataccCTGGAGACATTCTAGTGGCACTAAGTGGTGGCATTCTTTGGTAGAGGCATGTTGTGTAGTGGTTTGCAGGGCCATTTTGAGTATGTAGCAAATGCTTTAGAATATCAGGCATCATTTTACAGAATATTCTTCATATGATCTTACATTTCTGTCTTAAGAGAAAATTCATTAATGCTTCTGCTGAATTCAGCGACTCAATAaacctttgtattttaatttccccAAGATGGCTCTTCATTCTCCTGCTGTTTGGTACTGATCAATTACAGCAGCTTCTAGTGATGAAGAGTTTTGAATtgcaattttttcctaaaaggcCTATAAAAATAACTATAGTTGATGCTACCACTGGTGACATGACACACCCTGTACTATTTGTGTCTGAtgcattttttctgtctgaagatTCCCTGGGGGAAGGGattgttatttttgtcttgcaaAGTGCAAAATACTTTgtctcttttgtcttttctggaGATTGTCAGGAATGAGTTAAGTTtctgggaggaagggaagggtaCTGGTGAAGGGACTATTTAGATCTTTgcaatataaaggaaaaaaaataaacccaaacttttttttaagatgataATTCATTTTGGAAGCTAAACCATCCAAAATACAAGAGTACTTTCTTGAACTGCACATATTGTTACTCTTACAGTTCCATTTTTAACtgtaatatttatgtatttaatatttaattatattattttccaGCCGTTCCAGTCggaaatctgaattttcagatATGCCTTCTCAGTCATTTACTGAACCTTCTTCTCCAAGAGCTGGATTCCCACTTTCTTCTAGCTATTCAGATGATTATAGTTCAACAGATAGAGCCCTATCAAGCTATGAACCCATTCCATTCAGTGCTTCTCTGAATGAATCTTCACCCACAGGAATTACCGATTACACTGTTCAAGGTGTGTTCTGTCTTGATATTTAGCAGTTTGTAGTACAATGactcttgcttttctcttagATACTTCTCTTACTAAACTGTGTATTTTCATCCCATGCAAGAATACATGGTACAATATAGTGGTTTTGAATGAAGCACCTTGAAGTTCCCAGAATTGTTACATGGAAGATAAATatctaaaatacattattttgtgTTCTAACTGTAAACTAAATTCAGGGGGGGGTCCTGGTTTGTAGCTCTAATTGCAAGTAGAGATTGTAAATTAACTTAGGAGGTTTAATCTGTTGTGAAGCTAAACCTGCAAAAAGTTCAGCCTGACTTGAAGTTCTTTTTGATTGAAAATAAGGTGAATTAGTCTCTGCTGTTTGTGTTCTAGCCTTTCTGAggttatttcattttcactagTGCTGGTGCTGTAACTGTATACCTCTGTAATTCAGTGACATTGGACTGGTTTTTATAATGTGACAAACGTTCAGATCTTCTGAGAACTGAATGCATATTGTGTTCTGTCTGGCAACAGCTGATTTTCTCACAGAGAACTAAAGTGGTTTTCAAGTACTGTTCTGTGCAGCTGCTCTTCTCCCAGTATGAATTCTGTCCTCAGCTATTGCAGGGGAAACACACGACTCTGAGTTCAGGTGTCTCTGGTAGACAAAGAAGGAAGTTACTGTTaaaaatgcagagtttcatACCTTGAAttagtttggattttttaacTCCTTGATggaaaaggttttatttcacaaaaaagcCCTTTCATGCAACTCAGTAAAGTGTCAGATGTAAATATGTCAAGAAAACTGTAATTACACCTCATCGCAAATATCAAGAGTTCGTAGAACCTTAATTACAGAACCAAGAATCTGCATTACTAATGTAGATAAAAGGATAAAATGTTTGTCAGGTAACACGTGATGGATGTAGTCCTAACtctttgaaagcagaatttaaagCCTGAATGTAAACCCTTGAGCTTCACCTAGATTTCTCTTCAGAAATCATAAATATATCAAACGTATGATTATCATAAATTTTACATAAAGTGACCAGAACTATTTTATCCGCCAACTTTTTTAGGATTTCCATTGGGTAGAATGAAGAAAAGGAGTTAACTGCCAGTCTTCCAAAGCAGTTTGGCAAAATGGAAAGGATAAAAGGAACGGATTAATCAAAGACCACATGCATTCTCAGTTGCATTTAGAATTGCAGCTGTCATGCTCCTTTTCATTTAGGATTGAGCTGTAATTAACTGGCATACGAGAACAGGTTGTAGCTAAGTCTTGGTGTGTGATGCCATTTCCAGTATtttgatgtttgttttgttttcagatccTGATCCAATTCCAGAAGAAAGTcgtaaaaaaaaaggcatcacgTATGAGGAATTAAGGAATAAGCACAGAGAGACATATGAGGTAATGCTACCACCAAAGGCAGAAACTCCAAGCaaattttcacaggaaaaagcagctaAGGAAGGTAATATACTGATATACAGAAATAGGTAGTAAATTCAGATTATTGGCAATAATGTTAAAAATGGTTACAAACCCAA contains:
- the OCIAD1 gene encoding OCIA domain-containing protein 1, which translates into the protein MEARQGPGGGEVGEPAEREVPKPYVPTEEERRLLKECAEESARYRAFPLAAVSMLATSFLIRKGVLKDSSRFGSFVKVAFAGMCGYMGGKISYLPICSEKFKNLKDSPIGDVLRQAQRHSSHNRSSRKSEFSDMPSQSFTEPSSPRAGFPLSSSYSDDYSSTDRALSSYEPIPFSASLNESSPTGITDYTVQDPDPIPEESRKKKGITYEELRNKHRETYEVMLPPKAETPSKFSQEKAAKEVKVNKYGDTWDE